A single genomic interval of Nocardioides nitrophenolicus harbors:
- a CDS encoding sensor histidine kinase, whose amino-acid sequence MKRAERWLPDLLAAAAVVALALVEVKGSAEADPWPPLLVLAGVALAVGLCRRLPGAALVVAWGTGLVQLWLGVDPMLTEVVLAAVAFGCARWGSLPTVWLSGFSIPVSVGLAVLITSPYSFYQALDVLGINRIAVETYRSGGYDWRIVAGLIGFALMATPWLLGLALRFAARSQDSRRSQVAAEAQRDQAEEIARLREEQAQLARDVHDVVGHSLAVILAQAESAQYLEDADTQGLKTTMANIAGSARSSLEDVRQVLASTSESQAGAVQHTDLDSLVDGVRASGHEVLTTEVGTPQPMPPELAVVAFRVLQEMLTNAIKHGRRDQPVHVERHWEGDLRIEVRNAVLPGDVPPGGGQGLDGMRRRLEAVGGHLDVRRRAEPPTFTATAWVPVRNR is encoded by the coding sequence GCTCCGCCGAGGCGGACCCGTGGCCACCGCTGCTGGTGCTGGCCGGGGTCGCGCTCGCGGTCGGCCTGTGCCGGCGACTGCCGGGCGCGGCGCTGGTCGTGGCCTGGGGCACCGGCCTCGTCCAGCTGTGGCTCGGCGTCGACCCGATGCTGACCGAGGTGGTGCTCGCCGCGGTCGCCTTCGGCTGCGCACGGTGGGGCAGCCTGCCGACGGTGTGGCTGAGCGGATTCTCGATCCCGGTCAGTGTGGGGCTCGCGGTGCTGATCACCTCGCCGTACTCCTTCTACCAGGCGCTCGACGTCCTCGGCATCAACCGGATCGCGGTGGAGACCTACCGCAGCGGTGGCTACGACTGGCGGATCGTCGCCGGGCTGATCGGCTTCGCGCTGATGGCGACGCCCTGGCTGCTGGGCCTGGCGCTGCGCTTCGCGGCCCGCTCGCAGGACTCCCGGCGCTCCCAGGTCGCCGCCGAGGCGCAGCGCGACCAGGCCGAGGAGATCGCCCGGCTGCGCGAGGAGCAGGCCCAGCTCGCGCGCGACGTGCACGACGTGGTCGGGCACTCGCTCGCCGTGATCCTCGCCCAGGCGGAGTCCGCGCAGTACCTCGAGGACGCCGACACCCAGGGCCTGAAGACCACGATGGCCAACATCGCCGGCTCGGCGCGCTCCTCGCTGGAGGACGTGCGCCAGGTGCTCGCCTCGACGTCGGAGTCGCAGGCCGGAGCGGTGCAGCACACCGACCTCGACAGCCTGGTCGACGGCGTACGCGCGAGCGGGCACGAGGTGCTGACGACCGAGGTCGGCACGCCGCAGCCGATGCCGCCGGAGCTGGCCGTCGTCGCGTTCCGAGTGCTTCAGGAGATGCTGACCAATGCGATCAAGCACGGCCGCCGCGACCAGCCGGTCCACGTCGAGCGGCACTGGGAGGGCGACCTGCGGATCGAGGTGCGCAACGCGGTGCTTCCGGGCGACGTCCCGCCCGGCGGGGGGCAGGGCCTCGACGGGATGCGACGCCGGCTGGAGGCGGTCGGTGGTCATCTCGACGTACGCCGCCGGGCCGAGCCGCCGACCTTCACCGCGACCGCGTGGGTGCCGGTGAGGAACCGATGA
- a CDS encoding response regulator, which translates to MIEVLLVDDQELFREGVRVIVDAQDGMAVVGTAADGVEAVRLVDELAPDVVLMDIRMPEMDGVEATRQIFLPDRAARREKPVRVVVLTTFNLDDRAATAIRYGASGFLLKGTTPVMLRDAIRTVHAGNAVLAPADLSTLLDSQFKAAAAPPAAYLGLTEKEREVFAAVARGLSNQEIAGQVFLSESTVKTHVGAILRKLGLRDRVQIVVFAHEHGLVG; encoded by the coding sequence ATGATCGAGGTACTGCTCGTCGACGACCAGGAGCTCTTCCGCGAGGGCGTGCGGGTCATCGTCGACGCCCAGGACGGGATGGCTGTCGTCGGCACCGCCGCGGACGGTGTCGAGGCCGTCCGCCTGGTCGACGAGCTGGCGCCGGACGTGGTGCTGATGGACATCCGGATGCCGGAGATGGACGGCGTCGAGGCGACCCGGCAGATCTTCCTGCCCGACCGGGCGGCCCGCCGCGAGAAGCCGGTGCGGGTCGTCGTCCTCACCACCTTCAACCTCGACGACCGGGCCGCGACCGCGATCAGGTACGGCGCCAGCGGGTTCCTCCTCAAGGGGACCACCCCGGTGATGCTGCGCGACGCGATCCGCACCGTGCACGCCGGCAACGCCGTGCTCGCGCCGGCGGACCTGTCCACCCTGCTGGACAGCCAGTTCAAGGCGGCCGCGGCGCCGCCGGCGGCGTACCTCGGCCTCACCGAGAAGGAGCGCGAGGTCTTCGCCGCGGTCGCCCGCGGGCTGTCCAACCAGGAGATCGCGGGGCAGGTCTTCCTCAGCGAGTCGACGGTGAAGACCCATGTGGGCGCGATCCTGCGCAAGCTCGGGCTGCGCGACCGGGTGCAGATCGTGGTGTTCGCCCACGAGCACGGGCTGGTGGGGTGA